A section of the Ictalurus punctatus breed USDA103 chromosome 8, Coco_2.0, whole genome shotgun sequence genome encodes:
- the LOC108269086 gene encoding calcitonin gene-related peptide isoform X2 → MFMMKISVILAISVLTVCHLYSSHAAPLRPALDSLSDRVVLSDYEARRLLNAIVKEFVQMTVEELDQRTDSNSSVAVQKRACNTATCVTQRLADILSRSGGVSRSSFFPTNVGSDAFGRRRRNGHA, encoded by the exons ATGTTCATGATGAAGATCTCTGTCATCCTCGCCATCTCCGTCCTCACCGTCTGTCACCTGTACAGCTCACACGCAGCACCGCTcag ACCTGCATTAGACTCTCTGTCAGACCGAGTGGTTCTGAGTGATTATGAAGCTCGCAGGTTACTGAACGCCATCGTTAAAGAGTTTGTGCAGATGACGGTGGAGGAATTGGATCAGAGGACTGACAGTaacag caGTGTAGCAGTGCAGAAGCGAGCGTGTAACACTGCGACGTGTGTCACACAACGGTTGGCGGACATCCTGAGTCGTTCAGGTGGAGTGAGCAGGAGCAGTTTCTTTCCCACCAACGTGGGCTCAGACGCCTTCGGGCGGCGCCGGAGAAATGGACACGCCTGA
- the LOC108269086 gene encoding calcitonin isoform X1, translating to MFMMKISVILAISVLTVCHLYSSHAAPLRPALDSLSDRVVLSDYEARRLLNAIVKEFVQMTVEELDQRTDSNSEGRVLSKRCSSLSTCVLGKLSQELHKLQTFPRTDVGAGTPGKKRSANYEETLDIA from the exons ATGTTCATGATGAAGATCTCTGTCATCCTCGCCATCTCCGTCCTCACCGTCTGTCACCTGTACAGCTCACACGCAGCACCGCTcag ACCTGCATTAGACTCTCTGTCAGACCGAGTGGTTCTGAGTGATTATGAAGCTCGCAGGTTACTGAACGCCATCGTTAAAGAGTTTGTGCAGATGACGGTGGAGGAATTGGATCAGAGGACTGACAGTaacag CGAGGGCAGAGTGCTGTCGAAACGCTGCTCCAGCCTCAGCACCTGCGTCCTCGGGAAGCTTTCACAAGAGCTGCACAAATTACAGACGTTCCCGCGGACTGACGTTGGCGCGGGCACGCCTGGCAAGAAACGCAGCGCCAACTACGAGGAAACGCTCGATATCGCCTAA
- the psma1 gene encoding proteasome subunit alpha type-1 (The RefSeq protein has 1 substitution compared to this genomic sequence) → MFRNQYDNDVTVWSPQGRIHQIEYVMEAVKQGSATVGLKSRTHAVLVALKRAQSELAAHQKKILHVDNHIGISIAGLTADARLLCNFMRQESLDSRFVFDRPLPVSRLVSLIGSKTQIPTQRYGRRPYGVGLLIAGYDDIGPHIFQTCPSANYFDCKAMSIGARSQSARTYLERHMERFPECNLNELVKHGLCALRETLPAEQDLTTKNVSIGIVGKDLEFTIYDDDDVAPFLEGLEERPQRKPVQLGDDAAPAAASDEPMEH, encoded by the exons ATG TTCAGAAACCAGTACGATAACGATGTGACGGTGTGGAGTCCTCAG GGGCGAATCCACCAGATCGAGTATGCCATGGAGGCAGTGAAGCAGGGCTCGGCTACTGTGGGGCTCAAATCACGCACTCACGCAGTACTGGTGGCCTTAAAG aGGGCTCAGTCTGAGCTCGCTGCTCATCAAAAGAAGATCCTCCATGTTGATAATCACATCGGTATTTCCATCGCTGGACTGACTGCAGACGCTCGACTGCTCTG TAACTTCATGCGTCAGGAGAGTCTGGACTCCAGGTTTGTGTTTGATCGGCCACTTCCTGTGTCTCGTCTCGTCTCACTCATCGGGAGCA AAACCCAGATCCCCACACAGCGTTACGGGAGGAGACCATACGGAGTCGGCCTTCTGATTGCAGGATACGAT gatatcGGCCCCCACATCTTTCAGACTTGTCCGTCTGCTAACTACTTTGACTGTAAGGCGATGTCCATCGGAGCGCGCTCACAGTCCGCACGCACTTACCTGGAGAGACACATGGAGCGCTTCCCCGAgt GTAATTTGAATGAGCTGGTGAAGCACGGCCTGTGTGCTCTCAGAGAGACTCTCCCTGCTGAACAGGACCTCACCACCAAG aacGTGTCCATTGGGATTGTGGGTAAAGATCTGGAGTTCACCATCTACGATGATGATGACGTGGCACCATTTCTCGAGGGGTTAGAGGAGAGACCTCAGAGGAAG ccTGTCCAGCTAGGTGATGATGCCGCTCCAGCTGCGGCATCGGATGAGCCAATGGAACACTGA
- the ric3b gene encoding protein RIC-3b produces the protein MSMSTVQKVTVVSCVCVCVALLLPKLLLSGGGGGGGRRDPASAEGARFPPMLQRKSAPAPSRGAGGNSAYQPEAIARAKGSTATAGKSNLAGQIIPVYGFGILLYILYIIFKITSGGKASKFPESRSPAARSENMKRKITDFELTQLQERLKETEEVMERIVSNARTQSGNTPREECVSVDQEEKLLLQLREITRVMQEGRLVDGIPSETETQEFTDDPEEMLKHWSSPCRTVHHEVDEESERADRQADGCETNECSDEEEMCTEMMEQSEDQRWNTPLSGGHVIRHRSGTETTQGTESSH, from the exons ATGTCCATGTCCACGGTTCAGAAGGTGACGGtggtgtcgtgtgtgtgtgtgtgtgttgcgctGCTGCTCCCAAAACTGCTTTTATCcggcggaggaggaggaggaggaaggagagatCCGGCCAGTGCGGAGG gagctCGTTTCCCCCCCATGCTGCAGAGGAAGTCAGCGCCGGCGCCCTCCCGAGGTGCAGGAGGGAACAGCGCTTATCAACCCGAGGCCATCGCCAGGGCAAAAGGCAGCACAGCGACGGCGGGAAAATCCAACCTGGCAGGACAAATCATTCCTGTGTACGGGTTCGGCATCCTGCTCTACATCCTCTACATCATCTTCAAG ATCACATCTGGAGGGAAAGCGAGTAAATTTCCCGAGAGCAGATCTCCTGCAGCGAGATCAGAGAACATGAAGAGAAAAATCA CGGATTTTGAGTTGACGCAGCTGCAGGAGCGTTTGAAGGAGACGGAGGAGGTGATGGAGAGAATCGTATCGAATGCTCGAACTCAGAGCGGAAACACACCGAG agaggagtgtgtgagtgtggatcAGGAGGAGAAGCTGCTGCTCCAGCTGAGAGAGATCACTCGGGTGATGCAGGAGGGACGATTAGTGGACGGGATTCCCTCTGAGACAGAGACGCAGGAGTTCACAG ATGATCCTGAGGAGATGCTGAAACACTGGAGTTCTCCCTGCCGCACCGTCCACCACGAGGTGGATGAGGAGTCAGAGCGAGCAGACAGGCAGGCTGACGGCTGTGAGACGAACGAGTGTAGTGATGAAGAGGAGATGTGTACAGAGATGATGGAGCAGTCTGAGGACCAGCGCTGGAACACGCCACTTTCAGGAGGCCATGTGATCAGACACAGGAGTGGGACAGAAACCACTCAAGGAACTGAATCTTCTCACTGA